One segment of Candidatus Hydrogenedentota bacterium DNA contains the following:
- a CDS encoding DUF1318 domain-containing protein → MTRKLFCLQAAALLALAGCVIRTEHKIDAHITLDIRHVQEQAGDVLNYIEGKSNELPGLEQKAESTSWLWKSLEFLDPFETVQAAEMKSDSARVKEIATELRKNNDAIAKLKKDGCLGETNRGYVELKDCDAMKDADAKNKAQTLLAEENKGRKALYAEIARLNKEEGLSVTAVEQIYAVERLKRGVSGEQYQLPSAGKLFDDIKASDVGKKIGAACKPDAWVTIP, encoded by the coding sequence ATGACACGAAAACTTTTCTGCCTGCAGGCCGCCGCGCTGCTCGCCCTCGCCGGGTGCGTCATTCGCACGGAGCACAAGATTGACGCCCATATCACGCTCGATATCCGCCACGTCCAGGAACAGGCCGGGGACGTGTTGAACTACATTGAGGGCAAATCCAACGAACTTCCCGGACTGGAACAAAAGGCGGAGTCGACTTCGTGGCTGTGGAAGAGCCTGGAGTTCCTCGACCCCTTCGAAACCGTGCAGGCGGCGGAGATGAAGTCCGACTCGGCCCGGGTCAAGGAAATCGCCACGGAACTCCGAAAGAACAACGACGCCATCGCCAAGCTGAAGAAAGACGGCTGTCTGGGCGAGACGAACCGCGGTTATGTGGAATTGAAGGACTGCGACGCGATGAAGGATGCGGACGCCAAGAACAAGGCCCAGACCCTCCTCGCCGAGGAAAACAAAGGCCGCAAGGCGCTCTACGCCGAGATTGCGCGTTTGAACAAGGAAGAGGGCCTCAGCGTTACGGCGGTAGAGCAGATCTATGCGGTGGAACGCCTCAAGCGCGGCGTCTCCGGCGAACAGTATCAGCTCCCCAGCGCGGGCAAGCTTTTCGACGATATCAAGGCCTCGGATGTGGGCAAGAAGATCGGCGCGGCCTGCAAGCCGGACGCGTGGGTGACGATTCCGTAG